Proteins encoded together in one Impatiens glandulifera chromosome 1, dImpGla2.1, whole genome shotgun sequence window:
- the LOC124920739 gene encoding polygalacturonase inhibitor-like — protein sequence MKTLTMILMSLSLILVMFFPSPSISSAVRCNPQDKKVLLAIKTALGNPYHLASWDPKTDCCGWYCLQCHSKTNRVIALNIFSGELSGQIPPAVGDLSYLETLFFHKLPNFVGTIPKTITKLTRLKSLEVSWTNISGPIPDFIGQIKSLNYLDLSFNKLTGSIPPSLSELPNLTELHLDRNRLTGSIPDSFGKFKGKVPPSLYLSHNQLTGYVPKSLGLMKFPNLDFSRNKLHGDISFLFGPGKELWKADFSRNLFQFDLSKVVFPKSLNVLDLNHNNIYGNLPQGLTSLNQLQFLNVSYNSLCGKIPVGGELQRFDRTVYFYNKCLCGAPLPAC from the coding sequence atgaaaaccctAACAATGATTCTCATGTCACTTTCTCTGATCCTTGTTATGTTCTTCCCATCCCCTTCAATCTCCTCCGCCGTCCGATGCAACCCACAGGACAAGAAAGTCCTCCTCGCCATCAAAACAGCCCTTGGCAACCCTTACCACCTTGCTTCCTGGGATCCCAAAACCGATTGTTGTGGCTGGTACTGCCTACAATGCCATAGCAAAACCAACCGTGTCATCGCCCTCAACATTTTCAGCGGCGAACTCTCCGGCCAGATCCCTCCTGCCGTCGGGGACCTTTCCTACCTCGAAACCCTCTTCTTCCACAAGCTACCAAATTTCGTCGGTACCATTCCCAAGACCATTACAAAGCTCACCCGCCTCAAATCGCTCGAAGTCAGCTGGACCAATATCTCCGGTCCCATCCCCGATTTCATCGGCCAGATCAAGAGTCTCAACTATCTCGATTTATCTTTCAATAAGCTAACCGGTTCGATCCCCCCTTCGCTCTCCGAGCTTCCCAATTTAACTGAGCTCCATCTCGACCGGAACAGACTCACCGGCTCAATCCCAGACTCATTTGGGAAGTTCAAAGGAAAGGTCCCCCCTTCACTCTATCTTTCCCACAATCAGCTCACAGGGTATGTCCCTAAATCTCTAGGGCTCATGAAATTCCCCAACCTTGATTTTTCTCGCAACAAGCTCCATGGTGATATTTCCTTCTTGTTCGGCCCCGGCAAGGAGCTTTGGAAGGCCGATTTCTCCAGGAATTTGTTCCAGTTCGATCTTTCCAAGGTTGTTTTCCCCAAAAGCTTGAATGTGCTAGACTTAAACCACAACAATATCTATGGGAACCTCCCGCAAGGTCTGACTTCATTGAACCAGCTGCAATTTCTTAACGTAAGCTATAATAGCCTCTGCGGTAAGATTCCAGTAGGGGGTGAGCTTCAAAGGTTTGATAGGACGGTGTATTTCTACAACAAGTGCTTGTGTGGGGCTCCATTGCCGGCATGCTAG